Proteins from a genomic interval of Pelodiscus sinensis isolate JC-2024 unplaced genomic scaffold, ASM4963464v1 ctg37, whole genome shotgun sequence:
- the LOC142824036 gene encoding LOW QUALITY PROTEIN: uncharacterized protein LOC142824036 (The sequence of the model RefSeq protein was modified relative to this genomic sequence to represent the inferred CDS: inserted 3 bases in 2 codons; deleted 1 base in 1 codon), with protein sequence MQSLEKLDEAVVRFQIDTVRNLSVQISRISEGIGELEGTCQNPASEFLQDGRSALSRCETGQFQLPEEISPELEEQVRGFSQKTIALSETLREFKDTLPSALERARGKSLGAFKQAFPVSKTDVISWVEQEEELRVPDPPSCEEGEIISNTQTGDGTLTENHGKSLQQEGLEQVSPCGLLLRRSHGHVFQICEQGESCESQHSPEKQQGNHLGEGQGSSRSTREKRNTETVQQEIPHQQSPCTFSDCETLPEHQRVHTGEKPFKCSDSGKSFSEHSHFTNHQKIHTRDTPHNCSDCGKNFSTNSHLVIHRMAHTGEKPFNCSDCGKSFSQKSNLVTHRKSHTGEKPFTCSDCGKNFSSSSSLVAHRRSHTGEKPFNCSDCEKSFSQISHLVRHRRTHTGEKPFYCSDCGKSFSSNGELIAHWRIHTGEKPFSCSDCGKSFRRSSNLVTHRRSHTGEKPFHCSDCGQSFSISTNLVXHRMTHTGEKPFSCSDCGKSFKRNSDLVIHSRIHTGEKPYNCSDCGKSFSQCSCVTSHXRIHTRESPYKSSDYRKGFKHRSDFVKDLTVHRGERPFIYSDCGESFSKSSNLLSLWRTHRGEKHIP encoded by the exons CTGGAGAAATTAGATGAGGCGGTCGTGAGGTTCCAGATTGACACTGTCAGGAACCTCTCTGTGCAGATTTCCCGTATCAGCGAGGGGatcggtgagctggaggggacatgTCAGAACCCAGCAAGTGAATTcttgcag GATGGCAGAAGCGCCCTGAGTAG gtgtgagacggggcagttccagctgccggaagagatttcccctgaactggaagaacaagtcagaggtttctcccagaaaacgattgctctgtcggagactctgagggagttcaaag acactctgccctctgcactggagagagcaagaggaaaatcgcTTGGAGCTTTCAAACAAG CATTTCCAGTCTCCAAAActgatgtgatctcctgggtggagcaagaggaggagctaCGGGTCCCAGATCCTCcgagctgtgaggaaggggagatcatcagcaacacccagacag GTGACGGGACACTGACTGAGAACCATGGaaagagtcttcagcaggaaggactggagcaagtgtctccatgtgGACTATTATTGAGACGATCTCATGGACATGTTTTCCAGATatgtgagcaaggagagagctgtgagagtcagcatagcccagaaaagcagcagggaaaccatctaggagagggacagggtagctccaggagcacacgggagaaaagaaacacagaaactgtccaacaggaaatcccccatcaacagtcaccctgcacgtttagtgactgtgaaactcttCCTGAACATCAAAGGGTCCATacgggagagaagcccttcaagtgctctgactctgggaaaagcttcagtgagcactcacactttacaaaccatcagaaaatacatacaagagacacaccccataactgctctgactgtgggaaaaacttcagtacaaactcaCACTTGGTTATCCATAGGAtggctcacacaggagagaagcctttcaattgctctgactgtgggaaaagcttcagtcagaagtcaaaccttgttacccataggaagagccacacaggagagaaacccttcacttgctctgactgcgggaaaaatTTCAGTAGTAGCTCAAGCCTTGTTGCCCataggaggagccacacaggggagaaacctttcaattgctctgactgtgagaaaagcttcagtcagatttcacaccttgttagacataggaggacccacaccgGGGAAAAACCCTTCTACTGCTCTGACTGCGGAAAAAGCTTCAGCAGTAACGGAGAACTTATTGCCCATtggaggatccacacaggagagaaacctttcagttgctctgactgcgggaaaagcttccgtAGAAGCtcaaaccttgttacccataggaggagccacacaggagagaaacctttccattgctctgactgtggacaaagcttcagTATCAGCACAAACCTTG GTCATAGgatgacccacacaggagagaaacccttcagttgctctgactgtgggaaaagcttcaaaagAAACTcagaccttgttatccatagcaggatccacacaggagagaaaccttacaattgctctgactgcgggaaaagcttcagtcagtgctCCTGCGTTACTAGCCA CAGGATACATACACGAGAGTCGCCTTATAAAAGCTCTGATTAcagaaaaggcttcaaacacaggtcagacttTGTTAAAGATTTGACAGTCCACAGAGGGGAGAGA CCATTCATTTAttctgactgtggggaaagcttcagtaAGAGCTCAAATCTCCTTAGCCTTTGGAGGACCCACAGAGGAGAGAAACATATACCTTGA